From a single Rodentibacter sp. JRC1 genomic region:
- the rpsP gene encoding 30S ribosomal protein S16 translates to MVTIRLSRGGAKKRPFYQIVVADSRSPRDGRFIERIGFFNPIAQGKAERVRIDLDRVNHWVSQGASLSDRVASLVKEVQKAA, encoded by the coding sequence ATGGTAACCATTCGTTTATCTCGTGGCGGAGCTAAAAAACGCCCATTTTATCAAATCGTAGTAGCAGACAGTCGTTCACCACGTGATGGTCGTTTCATTGAGCGTATCGGTTTCTTCAATCCGATCGCACAGGGTAAAGCAGAACGTGTGCGTATTGATTTAGACCGTGTAAATCACTGGGTCAGTCAAGGTGCATCATTATCTGATCGCGTTGCGAGTTTGGTAAAAGAAGTTCAAAAAGCCGCTTAA
- the rimM gene encoding ribosome maturation factor RimM (Essential for efficient processing of 16S rRNA), protein MEQQRIEVVGKLGSTYGIRGWLRIYSSTEYAESIFDYQPWFLKIKGQWQLTEIENWRHHNHELIVKLKGIDDREAAQVLANVEIGVDLSVFPELEEGDYYWHDLIGCSVVNLQGYAMGTVTEMMETGSNDVLVVKSSAKDAFGKQERLIPFLYEQVVKRVDLTTKTIEVDWDAGF, encoded by the coding sequence ATGGAACAACAACGTATTGAAGTTGTGGGCAAATTAGGCTCGACTTACGGTATCCGTGGGTGGTTACGTATTTATTCATCAACCGAATATGCTGAAAGCATTTTTGACTATCAACCTTGGTTTTTAAAAATCAAGGGGCAATGGCAACTAACGGAAATTGAAAATTGGCGTCATCATAATCACGAGCTCATCGTGAAACTAAAAGGCATCGATGATCGTGAGGCTGCACAGGTTTTGGCAAACGTTGAAATCGGTGTGGATTTATCCGTATTTCCCGAGTTAGAAGAAGGCGATTATTACTGGCACGATTTAATAGGTTGTTCGGTAGTAAATCTGCAAGGCTATGCGATGGGGACGGTAACGGAAATGATGGAAACCGGTTCAAATGACGTACTGGTGGTTAAGTCTAGTGCCAAAGATGCTTTCGGAAAACAAGAACGGTTAATTCCGTTTTTGTATGAACAAGTAGTTAAAAGAGTCGATCTCACCACGAAAACGATTGAAGTGGATTGGGACGCTGGTTTCTAA
- the trmD gene encoding tRNA (guanosine(37)-N1)-methyltransferase TrmD yields the protein MWIGIITLFPEMFKAITEFGVTGRAVKQKLLHVQCWNPRDFTHDKHKTVDDRPYGGGPGMLMMVQPLRDAIRAAKTVAGEGVKVIYLSPQGRKLEQSGVTELAQNQKLILVCGRYEGIDERLIQTEIDEEWSIGDYVLTGGELPAMTLIDAVARFIPGVLGKQASAEEDSFAEGLLDCPHYTRPEVLEGLTVPPVLMSGHHEEIRKWRLKKSLERTWLRRPELLEGLALTDEQSKLLKEVKAENNGIIS from the coding sequence ATGTGGATTGGAATAATTACGTTATTCCCCGAAATGTTTAAGGCAATTACGGAATTTGGGGTAACAGGCAGAGCGGTAAAACAGAAACTTCTGCATGTGCAATGTTGGAATCCGCGTGATTTCACGCATGATAAGCATAAAACTGTGGATGACCGTCCTTATGGCGGTGGTCCGGGAATGCTGATGATGGTGCAGCCTTTACGGGATGCTATTCGGGCAGCGAAGACAGTAGCAGGAGAAGGTGTAAAGGTAATTTATCTTTCACCACAAGGACGTAAACTTGAACAATCAGGTGTGACGGAGCTGGCTCAAAATCAAAAATTGATTTTAGTTTGTGGACGTTACGAGGGAATTGATGAGCGATTGATTCAAACTGAAATTGATGAAGAATGGTCAATCGGGGATTACGTTCTAACCGGTGGGGAATTGCCGGCAATGACATTAATTGATGCCGTTGCCAGATTTATTCCCGGTGTATTGGGAAAACAAGCTTCCGCAGAAGAGGATTCTTTCGCAGAAGGGTTGTTAGATTGCCCGCATTACACAAGGCCGGAGGTGTTGGAAGGCTTGACTGTGCCGCCGGTGCTGATGTCGGGGCATCACGAAGAAATTCGTAAATGGCGATTAAAAAAATCGCTGGAAAGAACGTGGCTCCGTCGCCCTGAGCTCTTAGAAGGCCTAGCTCTGACTGACGAACAATCTAAGCTGTTAAAAGAAGTAAAAGCGGAAAATAACGGCATAATCAGTTAA
- the rplS gene encoding 50S ribosomal protein L19, translating into MSNIIKQLEQEQLKQNLPSFRPGDTLEVKVWVVEGSKRRLQAFEGVVIAIRNRGLHSAFTLRKVSNGVGVERVFQTHSPVVESIAVKRKGAVRKAKLYYLRERSGKSARIKERLGE; encoded by the coding sequence ATGTCTAACATTATTAAACAACTTGAACAAGAACAATTAAAACAAAACCTACCGAGTTTTCGTCCGGGTGATACTTTAGAAGTTAAAGTATGGGTAGTGGAAGGTAGTAAACGTCGTTTGCAAGCGTTTGAAGGCGTGGTTATTGCAATTCGTAACCGAGGCTTGCACTCTGCATTTACTTTACGTAAAGTTTCAAACGGTGTTGGTGTTGAACGTGTATTCCAAACTCATTCTCCGGTTGTTGAGTCAATTGCCGTGAAACGTAAAGGTGCGGTACGTAAAGCTAAACTTTACTACTTACGTGAACGTTCAGGTAAATCAGCTCGTATTAAAGAACGTTTAGGCGAATAA
- the focA gene encoding formate transporter FocA has protein sequence MSDIKTSSIVALSPVEATDFAENAATYKAKKRPFLSFMSGISAGACIALAFIFYTTTQTASAGAPWGLTKLVGGLVFSIGVIMVVLLGSELFTSSTLTLIARVGRQITTWQMIRNWIAVYFGNFAGSLIIAAFVWFGGQTMAANGQWGLTILTTAQHKIHHSWFEAFNLGILCNIMVCLAVWLSYSGRTVIDKAFIMIMPIGLFVASGFEHCVANMFMIPMGIITAHYSTPEFWQQLGIEAGKYADLDVYHFIIKNLIPVTLGNIVGGAICVGLFQRYLTKSH, from the coding sequence ATGTCAGATATAAAAACTTCTTCAATAGTTGCATTAAGTCCGGTTGAAGCGACTGACTTTGCGGAAAATGCGGCGACTTATAAAGCCAAAAAACGTCCATTTCTTTCTTTTATGTCAGGCATTAGTGCGGGAGCATGCATTGCGTTGGCATTTATTTTTTATACCACAACACAAACCGCCTCAGCAGGCGCACCATGGGGCTTAACCAAATTAGTCGGTGGTTTAGTTTTCTCTATTGGGGTGATTATGGTTGTGTTGTTAGGATCAGAACTTTTTACTTCATCTACTCTTACACTTATTGCCCGTGTTGGAAGACAAATCACAACGTGGCAAATGATTCGTAATTGGATCGCAGTCTATTTCGGCAACTTTGCCGGCAGCTTAATTATTGCCGCATTTGTTTGGTTCGGTGGGCAAACGATGGCTGCAAACGGGCAGTGGGGATTGACTATTTTAACTACCGCTCAACATAAGATTCATCATAGTTGGTTTGAAGCCTTTAACTTAGGCATTCTGTGTAACATTATGGTGTGTTTGGCCGTTTGGTTGTCCTATTCGGGGAGAACCGTTATTGATAAAGCATTCATTATGATTATGCCGATCGGTTTATTTGTCGCATCCGGTTTTGAACACTGTGTGGCAAATATGTTTATGATTCCAATGGGAATTATTACTGCACATTATAGTACCCCTGAATTTTGGCAACAATTGGGCATTGAGGCGGGTAAATACGCAGATTTAGATGTTTATCATTTTATTATTAAGAATTTAATCCCGGTGACGTTGGGAAATATTGTGGGTGGCGCAATTTGTGTCGGTTTATTTCAACGTTACCTAACAAAATCCCACTAA
- the pflB gene encoding formate C-acetyltransferase, translated as MSELNEAQKVAWAGFSGGDWQENVNVRDFIQKNYTPYEGDDSFLAGPTEATTKLWESVMEGIKIENRTHAPLDFDEHTPSTITSHAPGYINKDLEKIVGLQTDEPLKRAIMPFGGIKMVEGSCKVYGRELDPEVKKIFTEYRKTHNQGVFDVYTPDILRCRKSGVLTGLPDAYGRGRIIGDYRRVALYGVDFLMKDKYAQFTSLQENLENGVDLEGTIRLREEIAEQHRALGQMKQMAASYGFDISNPATNAQEAIQWMYFAYLAAIKSQNGAAMSFGRTATFIDIYIERDLKAGKITETEAQELVDHLVMKLRMVRFLRTPEYDQLFSGDPMWATETIAGMGLDGRTLVTKNTFRILHTLYNMGTSPEPNLTILWSEQLPENFKRFCAKVSIDTSSVQYENDDLMRPDFNNDDYAIACCVSPMVVGKQMQFFGARANLAKTLLYAINGGIDEKLGMQVGPKTAPITDEVLDFDSVMTRMDSFMDWLAKQYVTALNIIHYMHDKYSYEAALMALHDRDVYRTMACGIAGLSVAADSLSAIKYAKVKPVRGDIKDKDGNIVASNVAIDFEIEGEYPQYGNNDNRVDDIACDLVERFMKKIQKLKTYRNAVPTQSVLTITSNVVYGKKTGNTPDGRRAGAPFGPGANPMHGRDQKGAVASLTSVAKLPFAYAKDGISYTFSIVPNALGKDAEAQRRNLAGLMDGYFHHEATVEGGQHLNVNVLNREMLLDAMEHPEKYPQLTIRVSGYAVRFNSLTKEQQQDVITRTFTQTM; from the coding sequence ATGTCAGAACTTAATGAAGCGCAAAAAGTTGCTTGGGCCGGTTTTAGCGGTGGCGATTGGCAGGAAAATGTCAATGTACGTGACTTTATTCAAAAAAACTATACCCCATATGAAGGTGACGACTCTTTCTTAGCAGGACCGACAGAGGCGACAACGAAGCTTTGGGAATCTGTAATGGAAGGCATCAAAATTGAAAACCGTACACACGCGCCATTAGATTTTGATGAACATACGCCATCAACGATCACTTCACATGCTCCGGGTTATATCAATAAAGATTTAGAAAAAATCGTTGGTCTTCAAACAGATGAACCTTTAAAACGTGCCATTATGCCATTTGGTGGTATCAAAATGGTGGAAGGTTCATGTAAAGTTTATGGGCGTGAACTTGATCCTGAAGTAAAAAAAATCTTTACCGAATATCGTAAAACCCACAACCAAGGTGTATTCGATGTTTATACTCCGGACATTTTACGCTGCCGCAAATCAGGTGTATTAACCGGTTTACCCGATGCATACGGTCGTGGTCGTATTATCGGTGACTATCGTCGTGTTGCACTTTATGGTGTGGATTTCTTAATGAAAGATAAATACGCTCAATTTACTTCATTGCAAGAAAATCTTGAAAATGGCGTTGATCTTGAGGGTACGATTCGTTTACGTGAAGAAATTGCAGAACAACACCGTGCATTAGGTCAAATGAAACAAATGGCGGCAAGCTATGGTTTTGATATTTCTAATCCGGCAACGAATGCTCAAGAAGCTATTCAGTGGATGTATTTTGCGTATTTAGCGGCAATCAAATCACAAAATGGTGCGGCGATGTCATTTGGTCGTACGGCAACTTTTATCGATATCTATATCGAACGTGATTTAAAAGCAGGTAAAATCACAGAAACCGAGGCGCAAGAGTTAGTGGATCACTTAGTAATGAAATTGCGTATGGTTCGCTTCTTACGTACACCTGAGTACGATCAATTATTCTCCGGTGACCCGATGTGGGCGACTGAAACTATCGCAGGTATGGGATTAGACGGTCGTACATTAGTAACCAAAAATACCTTCCGTATTTTACATACCCTCTATAATATGGGTACTTCGCCGGAGCCGAACTTAACGATTCTTTGGTCTGAGCAATTACCGGAAAACTTCAAACGTTTCTGTGCGAAAGTTTCTATTGATACTTCATCCGTTCAGTATGAAAACGATGATTTAATGCGTCCGGATTTCAACAATGACGATTATGCAATTGCGTGTTGTGTATCACCAATGGTGGTTGGTAAACAAATGCAATTCTTCGGTGCTCGTGCGAACTTGGCAAAAACCCTATTATATGCAATCAATGGCGGTATCGATGAAAAATTAGGTATGCAAGTAGGGCCGAAAACAGCACCGATTACAGATGAGGTATTAGACTTTGATTCTGTGATGACGCGTATGGATAGCTTTATGGATTGGTTAGCGAAACAGTATGTCACCGCACTGAACATCATCCACTATATGCATGATAAATATTCATACGAAGCGGCATTAATGGCATTACATGATCGTGATGTTTATCGCACTATGGCTTGTGGTATTGCCGGTCTTTCTGTTGCTGCCGACTCACTTTCTGCAATTAAATATGCGAAAGTTAAGCCTGTTCGTGGTGATATTAAAGACAAAGATGGCAATATCGTTGCTTCTAATGTGGCGATTGATTTTGAAATTGAAGGGGAATACCCGCAATACGGTAATAATGATAACCGTGTAGATGACATTGCTTGTGATCTCGTTGAACGTTTTATGAAGAAAATTCAAAAACTCAAAACTTATCGTAATGCAGTGCCTACCCAATCTGTACTCACTATCACTTCTAACGTGGTATATGGTAAGAAAACAGGTAATACGCCTGATGGTCGTCGTGCAGGTGCGCCGTTCGGACCGGGTGCAAACCCAATGCACGGTCGTGACCAAAAAGGTGCGGTGGCGTCATTAACTTCTGTAGCTAAACTTCCGTTTGCTTATGCGAAAGACGGTATTTCTTACACCTTCTCTATCGTACCGAATGCTTTAGGTAAAGATGCCGAAGCACAACGCCGCAATCTTGCAGGGTTAATGGATGGCTACTTCCACCACGAAGCAACAGTTGAAGGCGGTCAACACTTAAACGTAAACGTGTTAAACCGTGAAATGTTGTTAGACGCAATGGAGCATCCTGAGAAATATCCTCAATTAACTATTCGTGTATCAGGTTACGCAGTACGTTTTAACTCTTTAACGAAAGAGCAACAACAAGACGTTATCACCCGTACCTTTACACAAACAATGTAA
- the pflA gene encoding pyruvate formate lyase 1-activating protein, which produces MSVLGRIHSFESCGTVDGPGIRFILFMQGCLMRCKYCHNRDTWDLDGGREISVEELMKEVVSYRHFMNATGGGVTASGGEAVLQAEFVRDWFRACKKEGISTCLDTNGFVRHYDHIIDELLDVTDLVLLDLKELNDKVHQNLIGVPNKRTLEFAKYLQKRHQRTWIRYVVVPGYTDNDHDVHLLGQFIEGMENIEKVELLPYHRLGAHKWKTLGFDYELEDVMPPTRESLEHIKSILEGYGHTVKF; this is translated from the coding sequence ATGTCTGTTTTAGGAAGAATCCATTCATTTGAGTCCTGTGGTACTGTTGATGGTCCGGGTATTCGTTTTATTTTATTTATGCAAGGCTGTTTGATGCGTTGTAAATATTGCCATAACCGGGATACTTGGGATTTAGATGGTGGGAGAGAAATCAGTGTAGAAGAATTGATGAAAGAAGTGGTGAGTTATCGCCATTTTATGAATGCCACAGGAGGCGGTGTTACGGCATCCGGCGGAGAGGCGGTTCTTCAAGCCGAATTTGTGCGTGATTGGTTCCGTGCATGTAAAAAAGAAGGAATTAGCACCTGCTTGGATACAAACGGTTTTGTTCGCCATTATGATCACATTATTGATGAATTATTAGATGTGACGGATCTGGTTTTACTTGATCTAAAAGAACTCAATGATAAGGTTCATCAAAACTTGATTGGCGTACCAAATAAGCGTACGCTTGAATTTGCCAAATACCTGCAAAAACGTCATCAACGAACTTGGATTCGCTATGTCGTTGTACCGGGTTATACGGATAATGATCATGACGTACATTTACTTGGGCAGTTTATCGAAGGTATGGAAAATATCGAAAAAGTCGAACTATTGCCATATCACCGCCTAGGTGCGCACAAATGGAAAACCCTAGGATTTGATTATGAACTTGAAGATGTTATGCCGCCAACGCGTGAATCTTTAGAACATATCAAATCTATTTTGGAAGGCTACGGACACACCGTTAAATTTTAA
- a CDS encoding surface-adhesin E family protein — protein MKKILLTFPIMLLAACSVQTQQNVEPQEVKLTSPTQDRRGFIRLVKDVNYYIDTDSIWVDNEEPEEVHFDAVVNLDKGLYVYPKESKRYARSVRQYKILNCKNYRLTQVRTDFYDEFWGEGLRAAPKKQRKHSIRLTPNTTLYNAAQIICVNYSK, from the coding sequence ATGAAAAAAATACTTTTAACTTTCCCTATTATGCTACTTGCCGCTTGTTCTGTGCAGACACAACAAAATGTAGAACCGCAAGAGGTTAAATTGACATCCCCCACTCAAGATCGTAGAGGGTTCATTAGATTAGTCAAAGATGTTAATTATTACATTGACACGGACTCCATTTGGGTTGATAACGAGGAGCCTGAAGAGGTACATTTTGATGCTGTGGTGAATTTAGATAAAGGATTATACGTTTATCCGAAAGAGTCTAAACGCTATGCCCGCTCTGTTCGACAATATAAGATTTTGAATTGTAAAAATTATCGTTTAACTCAGGTTAGAACTGACTTTTATGATGAGTTTTGGGGAGAGGGTTTAAGGGCTGCACCAAAAAAACAAAGGAAACATAGCATTCGTTTAACGCCAAATACGACTCTTTATAATGCTGCGCAGATTATTTGCGTAAATTACAGTAAATAA
- a CDS encoding helix-hairpin-helix domain-containing protein: MKLIKTLISSLVLGSALIGSSVLAEEKAVETPTTQTVTEKVPSTNMSNKLNINTATASEIQKSLIGIGAKKAEAIVQYREKHGNFTSAEQLLEVQGIGKATLEKNRDRLAF, encoded by the coding sequence ATGAAATTAATAAAAACCTTAATCAGCTCACTTGTTCTAGGAAGCGCACTAATCGGTTCATCAGTTTTGGCAGAGGAAAAAGCAGTAGAAACACCAACCACACAAACTGTCACTGAAAAAGTACCTTCAACTAATATGAGCAATAAGCTAAATATCAACACGGCGACAGCAAGTGAAATCCAAAAATCCTTAATCGGTATCGGTGCAAAGAAAGCGGAGGCAATCGTGCAATATCGTGAGAAACACGGTAATTTCACCTCAGCGGAACAATTACTTGAAGTTCAAGGTATCGGTAAAGCGACACTTGAGAAGAATCGTGATCGTTTGGCCTTTTAA
- a CDS encoding helical backbone metal receptor, translating into MLYPKFNISVFFTVLFLSFSAYAEQFVSLTLCSDRLLIELARPDQIAAMSPYSQKPLMMLDKINQDKPVLEPTLIALLPYLDKTILINETFYPQLVERLKKLGVKIIPINDSPQTPDELFEFILQLGEITQNSAHAEQLVSRLKSQRFPLNQRLTDTLILADTGVAESHLPSYQTLLNLLGLTPLRNPISPQHFSLENVLRSQPHFFIRQTDQQGYNLQSEWLAHPALQNHFKNRPLVTLPLKYTYCFDHGVWQGAEKIYRQVKQ; encoded by the coding sequence ATGTTATATCCAAAGTTCAATATTTCTGTTTTTTTCACCGTACTTTTTCTTTCTTTTTCAGCTTACGCCGAACAATTCGTCTCGCTCACCCTTTGTAGTGACCGATTGTTGATCGAACTCGCCCGCCCCGACCAAATTGCGGCAATGTCGCCCTACTCCCAAAAGCCGTTGATGATGCTGGATAAAATCAATCAAGATAAGCCCGTTTTAGAGCCGACTTTAATCGCACTTTTACCCTATTTGGATAAAACCATTCTGATTAACGAAACCTTTTATCCACAACTGGTCGAACGCCTCAAAAAGCTCGGGGTGAAAATTATCCCGATTAACGACAGCCCCCAAACGCCCGATGAACTCTTTGAATTTATCCTGCAATTAGGGGAAATCACCCAAAATTCAGCCCACGCCGAGCAGCTTGTTTCACGGCTTAAATCACAACGTTTCCCTCTCAATCAAAGGCTGACCGATACCCTAATTTTAGCGGATACGGGCGTGGCGGAAAGCCATCTCCCTTCCTATCAAACCTTGCTTAACCTGCTTGGTTTAACGCCTCTAAGAAATCCAATCTCTCCCCAACATTTCTCGCTGGAAAATGTGCTGCGCAGCCAACCGCATTTTTTCATTCGCCAAACAGATCAACAAGGCTATAATTTACAGTCCGAATGGCTCGCTCACCCCGCCTTGCAAAACCACTTTAAAAACCGACCGCTTGTAACGCTACCTTTAAAATACACTTACTGCTTTGATCACGGCGTCTGGCAAGGGGCGGAGAAGATTTATCGGCAGGTGAAACAATGA
- a CDS encoding iron ABC transporter permease has protein sequence MKKLNLFLTALLLLMINGAVFYQLGDFALLKNAEGVPSDLRGLVLLDIRLPRIGLALLTGAGLALAGNAMQGIFQNPLASPGLLGSSSGATAASVFLLYYFALPTSLLLLGGVSGALASFLLVYAIAKNHGTTMMILAGVAVNMLLASAIALLLSNAQSPWALAELYRWLQGSLMWARLDTLLISLPIVLLGILCLYTQRRYLDLLTFGTETASTMGINPKKSFFITTFGVALLVGATIPQTGTIGFIGLIAPHFARILVKKRPSQLYLTSALIGALLLLIADLAILYVPFFNRIYIGTLIAIIGAPCLIWILLTQQRKISG, from the coding sequence ATGAAAAAACTCAATCTCTTTTTGACCGCACTTTTACTGTTGATGATCAACGGAGCGGTTTTCTATCAACTTGGCGATTTTGCTTTATTGAAAAATGCGGAAGGCGTGCCGTCCGATTTGCGTGGACTGGTATTGTTGGATATTCGTCTACCTCGTATTGGCTTGGCACTGCTCACAGGAGCCGGTTTGGCGTTAGCGGGCAATGCGATGCAAGGGATTTTTCAAAACCCCCTTGCTAGCCCGGGTTTGCTCGGCAGCAGTTCGGGAGCAACCGCCGCCAGTGTGTTTCTGCTCTACTATTTCGCTTTACCAACTAGCTTGTTGCTATTAGGTGGTGTATCTGGGGCATTAGCAAGTTTTTTGTTGGTGTACGCCATTGCCAAAAATCACGGTACAACAATGATGATTTTGGCGGGGGTGGCAGTCAATATGTTGCTTGCTTCGGCTATCGCTTTGTTACTTTCTAATGCACAAAGCCCGTGGGCGTTAGCGGAGCTTTACCGCTGGCTACAAGGTTCGTTGATGTGGGCAAGGCTCGACACGCTGCTGATTTCCTTGCCGATTGTGCTCCTCGGTATTCTCTGTCTATATACACAACGCCGTTATCTTGATTTACTGACTTTTGGTACAGAGACCGCCAGTACAATGGGTATCAATCCGAAAAAGAGTTTTTTTATCACCACTTTCGGCGTGGCATTATTGGTGGGAGCAACTATTCCACAAACAGGGACAATCGGTTTTATCGGCTTAATCGCCCCTCATTTCGCTCGTATTTTAGTCAAAAAACGTCCCTCTCAACTTTATCTCACCAGTGCATTAATCGGGGCGTTGTTATTACTGATAGCGGATCTCGCCATTCTCTATGTTCCGTTTTTTAACCGTATTTATATCGGTACATTGATTGCGATAATTGGAGCACCGTGCTTAATTTGGATTTTATTAACTCAGCAACGAAAAATATCCGGTTAA
- a CDS encoding ABC transporter ATP-binding protein: MIEINNLTLPYALKNLSCHIPQGKLVGVMGANGSGKSTLLKAIAGIIHPISGQILFGNRNLAEMSAKEKSEQLAYFAQQTDIHWNLTVREVIALGLLSPLSEVKEQEKVRSISERFSITHLLDKPFLQLSGGEKARVQLARCCIKNAPLLLADEPIAPLDPYYQIDMMEQLKALTPEKTCLIAIHHLSLAYRFCDEIVLLEQGKLIAAGQTQEIITSANLVTAFSVQAEIDRTQGRIRNVDKWQK, translated from the coding sequence ATGATAGAAATTAATAATCTCACATTGCCTTATGCCTTAAAGAACCTATCCTGTCATATTCCACAAGGTAAATTAGTTGGTGTGATGGGGGCAAATGGCTCAGGAAAATCCACTTTATTAAAAGCAATAGCAGGGATTATTCACCCAATAAGCGGGCAAATTTTGTTTGGAAATCGTAATTTAGCGGAAATGTCAGCTAAAGAAAAAAGCGAACAACTTGCCTATTTTGCTCAACAGACCGATATTCATTGGAACTTAACTGTACGAGAGGTGATCGCCCTCGGGCTACTCTCGCCTTTATCGGAAGTCAAAGAACAAGAAAAAGTGCGGTCGATTTCCGAGCGGTTTTCAATCACTCATTTGCTTGATAAACCTTTCTTACAGCTTTCCGGGGGAGAAAAAGCACGTGTTCAGCTGGCACGTTGCTGTATCAAAAATGCTCCTTTATTGTTAGCTGACGAACCCATCGCTCCCCTCGATCCGTATTATCAAATTGATATGATGGAGCAGTTAAAAGCCCTTACCCCTGAAAAAACTTGCTTAATCGCCATTCATCATCTCTCGCTGGCGTACCGTTTCTGTGATGAAATTGTGTTGTTGGAACAAGGAAAATTGATTGCCGCAGGGCAAACTCAAGAGATTATTACTTCGGCGAATCTTGTAACAGCTTTTAGTGTGCAAGCAGAGATTGATCGGACGCAAGGTCGAATTAGAAATGTTGATAAATGGCAAAAGTGA